One window of Trichoderma breve strain T069 chromosome 3, whole genome shotgun sequence genomic DNA carries:
- a CDS encoding cytochrome p450 domain-containing protein, which produces MSLIPIAVAVLVAYGIINWAVNLRYHVNEAKRSGLPYVVTPCSPFWLPWQVSHKLWVPIIKLFPKSWWDGWLEIMIPNFAYRTRHEWFDKLGESFLLASPGRLVMMTDNAETIRTITLKREQFPKWTAVYSILRQFGENVLTTEGSIWRMHRKVTSASFNERNAALVFREAIAQTQGMLRMWTGPTGTRTEPLKSLQRDTMKLALNIISYVGFGMRLLWPGEAHAAGTDPKIVKYGSHEPSDGHQLSFTDTMEILLHYLLLLLIIPRWILRLIPSEKVKKAVLSYDEYVSYMNELLDEKIEEARKGEHAEGMDLMGQLAKSCFGTDNKDATLTREEIIGNAFIMFVAGHETTANAIHFTIIYLATHPEAQRRMQKDIDDILGNQDPKDWDYDSLINPMTASMIGAAMYETLRLVPAVSEIPKKISPDADESFVMDGTRYVIPKDTGISLVTVSTHVNPRYWPTRPSKITPGKSNILDYDPTRWFQTKEKQDGQGSEVVAGADSEDFGGFQGSDINAQLFKPERGSYIPFSDGARSCLGRRIAVVEIIAALAVIFRSYSIELAVDEWATPEQVDKMSRDERARVYKKAQDKSLWTVGQASSRLTLNLHDGMHVPVRIAKRGEEKFVDWVDKE; this is translated from the exons ATGTCGCTGATTCCCATTGCGGTTGCGGTGCTGGTCGCCTACGGCATCATCAACTGGGCCGTGAACCTGCGATATCACGTCAATGAGGCCAAGAGAAGTGGTCTGCCTTATGTTGTCACTC CGTGCTCCCCGTTTTGGCTGCCTTGGCAGGTCTCACATAAGCTATGGGTGCCCATCATCAAGCTATTCCCCAAGTCGTGGTGGGATGGCTGGCTCGA GATCATGATCCCCAACTTTGCATACCGGACTCGCCACGAATGGTTCGACAAGCTAGGCGAGTCTTTCCTGCTGGCTTCTCCCGGcaggctggtgatgatgacggacaATGCGGAAACCATCCGTACCATTACGCTCAAACGGGAGCAGTTTCCCAAGTGGACCGCCGTCTACAGTATTCTGAGGCAGTTTGGCGAGAATGTGCTGACCACCGAAGGGAGCATCTGGCGCATGCACCGCAAGGTCACGTCTGCCTCCTTCAATGAGAGGAACGCTGCCTTGGTGTTCCGCGAAGCTATTGCTCAGACGCAGGGCATGTTGCGTATGTGGACGGGTCCTACGGGTACCAGAACGGAGCCGCTGAAATCGCTTCAGCGTGACACCATGAAGCTAGCTCTGAACATCATCAGCTATGTTGGATTCGGCATGCGTCTGCTGTGGCCTGGCGAGGCGCACGCTGCAGGGACGGATCCCAAGATTGTCAAGTACGGCTCTCACGAGCCTTCAGATGGACACCAGCTGAGCTTCACGGACACTATGGAGATTCTTCTGCATTAcctcttgcttcttcttattATTCCGCGGTGGATTCTGA GATTGATTCCCTCCGAGAAGGTCAAGAAAGCAGTGTTGTCTTATGATGAGTACGTTAGTTACATGAACGAGCTCTTGGATGAAAAGATTGAAGAAGCTCGCAAGGGAGAGCACGCAGAAGGCATGGATCTCATGGGACAGCTTGCGAAGTCGTGCTTTGGAACCGACAACAAAGACGCCACCTTGACGCGCGAGGAAATCATCGGCAATGCCTTCATCATGTTCGTGGCCGGCCACGAGACGACGGCCAACGCCATCCACTTCACCATCATCTATCTCGCAACCCACCCCGAGGCGCAGCGCAGGATGCAAAAGGACATTGACGATATCCTCGGAAACCAGGACCCCAAGGACTGGGACTACGACAGCCTGATCAACCCGATGACTGCCAGCATGATTGGCGCCGCCATGTACGAGACGTTGCGATTGGTCCCCGCCGTGTCTGAGATTCCCAAGAAGATCTCGCCCGACGCCGACGAAAGCTTCGTCATGGACGGCACTCGATACGTGATTCCCAAGGACACGGGCATCTCATTGGTGACGGTGTCTACTCATGTGAACCCACGCTACTGGCCAACGCGCCCCAGCAAGATTACGCCCGGCAAATCCAACATCCTCGACTACGACCCTACGCGCTGGTTCCAGACGAAGGAGAAACAGGACGGCCAGGGCAGCGAAGTCGTCGCCGGCGCCGATTCCGAAGATTTCGGCGGTTTCCAAGGCTCGGATATCAACGCGCAGCTCTTTAAGCCCGAGCGTGGATCCTACATTCCCTTTAGCGACGGAGCGCGGTCATGCCTGGGACGACGCATCGCCGTCGTGGAGATCATTGCGGCACTGGCAGTCATTTTCCGAAGCTACAGCATCGAGCTCGCCGTGGACGAGTGGGCGACTCCGGAACAGGTTGACAAGATGAGCCGGGACGAAAGGGCCCGTGTCTACAAGAAGGCTCAGGACAAGAGCCTGTGGACGGTGGGACAGGCATCGTCGAGGTTGACGCTGAATCTGCACGACGGCATGCATGTGCCTGTCCGGATTGcgaagaggggagaggagaagttTGTGGACTGGGTGGATAAGGAGTGA